GTGTCGAAACAGAAGATAGAGAAACTTTATGACTAGACAGCTGGTTGGACTGCAAAGGGTTTTGTGATGTTTTGAGGCTAGTTGTTGCTGGAGTTGGTTGTGGTCTTGATTCTATTACACGCGAAGACATAACTAGTCCTTTTTCTGTTGATGTTGCTTGGGCTGACGACTTCTGACCCAAAGCTCAAGGTGAGGATGATGGAGGAGAAACTGCAGGTGGTGTTGGGGTAGGAAAGGTAGACGATAATGAAGCCACAGCTTGAGGCAATGTTGAAAAGTCATGGACAGATGATGTAAATAGTGGCAACTTGGTGGATGTAATCAACTGAGAAGGAGCAATGGTGGAACTCTCTGCTACTGTTGATTGTAAAGATGTGACAATTGCTGTGGATGTTTGTTCTGAAAAGTTAATCAGAACAAAGTTACTACAACGGTACAAATAGTTAGAACAATTTCACGTACCAGGAACTTTCACATATTGACTGCTTTGCTCACTTCCGTATTGATTGCTTACCAAGCATTGATACACACCTGAAGTAGCCCTTGCTTTAACGTGTGCTGTTTTAGTCTCGTCTGTTATTGTTTCCATATGAATGACTGATAAGTCTTTGAGAATTTGAATCTGAAGTGGTTTTGTACCAGAAATAAAGCAAGTTACATTGAGAACAGAACTGACTTGACTAACATTTACTTTGACAGCAGGAAGATCTGTAGAAGAGAAGAATAGAGAGTTTACAAGAGAAAATATGTGTGCACATGCTACTTACTGCAGACTATAAGCTGAATGGATCGAGTCTTTGTTATCTGTTGATGTGGATATGTAGTTGTGTAGTTGCACTCGTAGGTGCCCTCGTCTTCATAAGACACGTTCTGTATTTTCAAATTTCCAGATGAATTTGTGGCATATGAAAACTTGTTTGTGTTCACGTCTATGCTTGCTTTGTTTTTGAACCAAGAGTACAGTGTGGTAATACTGTTGGAAATGCAGTGAAGTGTAGTTGTGTGGCCTTGCTCTATTGATACTGAAGAAACTGCAGGCAAAGTTGGTCAAGAAAGGAATGTAAAACCTGCCAATGAAACAAACAGTGAGATGCTCAACTTGCAAATCTGTTATTAACAGACCAGAAACACTTATTTACTTGCAAACAGTAGATTTTCACTAAATGACGTCATAAGCTCTTTCAGACTGACAGTCTTAGAATGCTGCATGATGAAATTTCTTTCTGGAATTCAGAATGAGTGATTCTAATCACATTGTAGGTCTTCAGTCTACCAACAATTGAAGAGGTGAACAAGAAAGGACAGTTAGGACCAGGACACGTTAAGACTGATTGCTGACATTCCAATGTCCACAGAGGATAAATGTCTTCACGAATATCAAACAGTCCTTGTGCAAGAATGACAGATTCATTCTCATGAAACACTTGAGAGGGCGGCCGTTCAACTTCAAACTGTCGATGAGCTTAATTGAACAAGGAAATTATTAGCAGATAGAAACCGATGGAAATCGTACAGAAGTATTAATAACGTGTAACTAAAAGCAGGAACTTCTAAAGTACGTACGCAGTGTGTCAGGGTGCATGTCATCTTCACCTTTTACTAGAACTTGTCTACTTCTAGCAGATCCTTTATCATTGGTGATGGTACAATAAttaacacacaacacacacacacacacacacacacacacacacacacacacacacacacacacacacacacacacacacacacacacacacaacacgcaaaacacacacacacacacacacacacacacacgcgcgcgcgcgcgcacacacacacacacacacacacacacacacacacacacacgctcgtagctctgaagcgacggtgtaaacacagcttcatttactagtaggATCCTTCTAGACTTGTCCCGTTTGAAGTGAGCAGCACCAGCGATCCGTTGTCAAGTAGCGTGTGTGTGAGAAGACCTGCAGATTGCATTATAATGTCACCATCTTTGTACCAGTTTATGGAAGAGCTGGATGCTTGCGGCTGGCAGTGAAGAGTTAGAGAAAACGAAGACCCGGTTGTGTATGCTATCGAGTCTTGCGGCTCCACAGTGAATGACGGTCCATTCTCTGTCCATTCAAAAGGTCAAACGAAATGTGAAACGAAAGAAGCAACAGAGTACACGCGAATACCTGAACTGCCGACGATGTCTATTGCTATGAGAAAGAGCAGTAGTATCTCTAGCAATCGACTGTTCGCCATATGACGGATCTGCGAGTATGTCCTGTACGTCCGGGCAATGTCCGTAAGGAAGGGAACCACAAAAGCTCGTATGCATGTATAATGATCGACTCCTAACGTACGGTACTCTACATTTGCATAACCTGTCGGTTGTTATGTTAATGAAGTTAAAGTGCATGCATAACTCTAGGGTTCTGGTGGGGGTGCATGACATAGTATCAATTATTTGCATGGCGTTTGCATCCTCGAGAAGTTGATCTCCGGCTCTTCGTCGGTTTGTAGCTTTGCAAGACCAACACTTTAGGCATCACGTTGGCACGTACGTTGTGTTGCAGCCTGTTCTGTAGTGCAAAAATGGGATGTCAGACTCTTACTTTTTGTGCCATTGTGCGCCTCACTGAGCTCGCGGTACCGAAAAGCTTCACACGCTGCACAACGTACTGTTCTACTGGCGTAAATACTAATCGACAGCTTTGTTTGTGGATACGATTTATATTTACGAGAATTTAGTATCGAGTGGAGGTAATTATTGCACAATTAGTTTAAAGACCGTCGAAGTAGACTTCTATTCAAGAACGTAGACATATGTACCGTAGAAAAACGTTTGGAATTAAACGCGTGTCATGCGTGTGTAATAGGAATAGCATGCGCGACCTTCAGTGATGTATATCTATAGAGGAACTCTTTTCTACTCATGACACATAAGGGTGTTCTGTTGGCGACCAATATTGATTTGGTCGGCTTGCATGCACGTATACACTGTACATTTACATTCAACTTTTATTTATAGTTGCCTTGGTGTTTTATAACAAAATTCTAGTTTCTTCCAAATAGCAATCAAACGCCGAATTGATTCATTTTTATGAGCGAACTCTTACATGTTGGCAGACATGTGTATAGTAGACAGTTTTGGATAGATAGGTTCAGTAAGGGATCGACCTCTCTGCTTCACATCTTTCGGAAGATTTACAATTGACAGTTTTGACGAAATGGCGTCAACATCTAGTTTGACATCATCTTTGCCACTTATGTCGACTTGACTACTGGACGGTACCGGAGACCGTCTCACCTCCGGTACCAGGACACTCAATTCTATGGCAATCTGTTGCTTTAGTAATTTGCGTGGAATGTCGTAGATCTGTCCGTCTAAGACTAGTTGCTTGTTTGGATCTATGGGCTCGAGTTTGTCGTAAACTCCGCTCGCCTGCGTCAATGTTCGAGGTAGTAGAGATTGAGGAATGTCGTAGATCACACCATCGATATCAATTTGACGGTGGTCGATCATTGAAGGTTCGTCATCTTTAGGGAACGGTTGAGATAAATCACCAAACGGGTTCTTTTTTCTTGTCCAGATGTAGTAATCGTATTCATCGTCAGGAACGACGTCTTTTTTACTTGTTTCCACGATCTCGTTGACTGTCTCTGACGTTCTGCAACTTTCTACTTTCCGTTCTGCAACAGACGATCAGCAATACATGAGACTGCATGGCTGTGCTAGATGACTTTGTACTGAACTGAAGGTATTTACCAGATCGATTCTTGCGACGTAGGCAGAAGAGAAGTATGAGTAAAGTGAGTGTGATTACTATTACTCCGCATCCAGCAGCTGCAATTGCCACACCCAGAATGGACGTGTCTGTTTGGTAGGAGCGTAAACAATGACTGATCACACAGAGAACAATGAAAATTGAAACAGCAACCTGaatgtgcagttggagatgtTTCTATACTTGGAGTAACGGCTAGGGTAGAAGGCAAACTGATCATCTGTGTGGTGTTGAGTACACGGACAATCGATGATGCTGTCGTCTGAGACTTCACTGCAATAACACAACGTAATGACGCAAAAAATAGAATATACCATACCAACTAACCAGTGGCGGTTACAAACGTCATATGAGAAGAAGTAATCATGACTGGTGATAGTACTCTGTAGAGGGTGGTAGACACACCAGGGATGTCAACAGTTTCTGACTGTTGCGGCATGCTCATGCTCGTTGCAACTTGAGACAAAATACAAGTCATATTCGAAGTACGTAGTCCTCCTGTTGTTTGATCCTTGTAGACTGTAGATTGCTGAAAGATGGAAGCCACAGCTTGAGGTAATGTTGAAAAGTCATTGACAGATGATGTAAATAGTGGCAACTTGGTGGATGTAATCAACTGAGAAGGAGCAATGGTGGAACTTTGTGCTACTATTGATTGTAAAGATGTGataatttctgttgttgtttgttctgAAAAGTTAGTCAAAAACAAAGTTTCTTTGTTACAAAAATACCATAAGTTAGAACAGTTTCACGTACCAGGAACTTCCACATATTGACTGCTTTGCTCACTTCCATATTGATTGCTTACCAAGCATTGATACACACCTGAAGCAGCCCGTGCTTCAACGTGTGCTGTTTCAGTCTCGTCTGTTATTGTTTCAAAGTGAATGACCGATGAGTTTCTTAGAATTTGAATTTGAAGTGGTTTTGTACCAGAAATAAAGCAAGTAACATCAAGACCAGAACTGACTTGACTAATGTCTACTCTGACAGCAGGAAGTCCTATAGAAGAATAGAGAGTTTACAAGAAAAAATATGTGTGCACGTGCTACTTACTGTAGACTATAAGCTGAATGGATCGAGTCTTTGTTATCTGTTGATGTGGATATGTAGTTGTGTAGTTGCACTCGTATGCGCCCTCGTCTCCATAAGACACGTTCTGTATTTTCAAATTTCCAGATGAATTTGTGGCATAAGAATACTTGTCTGTGTTCACATCTATGCTTGCTTTGTTTTTGGACCAagagtacagtgtagtaaTACTGTTGGAAATGCAGTGAAGTGTAGTTGTGTGGCCTTGCTCTATTGATACTGAAGAAACTGCAGGCAAAGTTTGCTGAAAAGGGAATTGATGACCTGTCAATGAAACAAACAGTGAGATGCTCAACTTGCAAACCTTTTGTTAACAGACCACAAACACTTGCTTTACCTCCAAACTGTATATTTGCACTAAATGACGTCATAAGCTCTTTCATAGTGACAGTCTTAGAAATGCTGCATGATGGAATTTCTTTCTGCAATTCAGAATGAGTGATTCTAATCACATTGTAGGTCTTCAGTCTACCAACAATTGAAGAGGTGAACAAGAAAGGACAGTTAGGACCAGGACACGTTAAGACTGATTGCTGACATTCTAATGTCCACAGAGGATAAATGTCTTCACGAATATCAAACATTCCTTGTGCAAGAATGACAGATTCATTCTCATGAAACACTTGAGTGGGCGGCCGTTCAACTTCAAACTGTCGATGAGCTTAATTGAACAAGGAAATCATTAGTTAGGTAACAGAAAGAAACGGATGGAAATCTTACAGAAGTATAACGTGCAACTAAAAGCAGGAACTTCTACGTATTTACGCAGTGTGTCAGGGTGCATGTCATCTAGCTTCACCTTTTACTAGAACTTCTCTACTTCTAGCAGATCCTTTATCATTGGTGATGGTACAATGATAGGATCCTTCTAGACTTTTTTCGTTTGAAGTGAGCAGCACCAGCGATCCGTTGTCAAGCAGCGTGTGTTTGAGAAGACCTGCAGATTGCATTATGATGTCACCATCTTTGTACCAGTTTACAGAATAGCTGGATGCTTGCGGCTGGCAGTGAAGAGTTACAGAAAATGAAGACCCGCTTGTGTATGCTATCGAGTCTTGCGGCTCCACAGTGAAAGAcggtccattgtctgtctcgATCAGAGgagaaaagaaacaaaatgtgaaatgAAAGAAGCAACAGAACAGAGTACGAGAATACCTGAACTGCCGACGATGTCTATTGCTATGAGAAAGATCAGTTGTATCTCAAGCAGCCAACTGTTTGCCATATGGATCTGCGAGTACGTCGTAAAGAACGGAATCACAGAAGCTCTATTTTAACTCCTAACGTACTGTATGGTATTCTGTGTTCTTACGTCAGTCCTTcactaatttaataatatagTTGTGCATCATAAGGGTCTGGCAGGGCTGATATCTCATCAATCATGCTGATTGATATATATCAGGTTCTATTTGGCGTTTGCGAGAAACTATAGCCTTCGGCGCTTCCTGAATTTGTAGCTTCGCGAGACCAACAGTCATGCGGTAATCACATTGGTATCATGAGTAAGTAAatactacctcgcttgccagatcgtaaacagatttgcaaaagtcaccggcacagaaaatttcaattcctacaatGAGCGAGGGGGTTGCAGCCCCCGGTTCCTACGCCGGTGTTTAGTTTAATTTGCTCATACGATGTAGATGAGATCATAGAGAGTAGAGGTAAGTAATGCATCCGGCCAAGTAGACTTCTATTGAAGAACGCGAAGATATGTTGATAGGTACCGTAGCTAAACGTGAGTGTCATGTATATGTATTGGCAATTATTGGCAATTATTGCCAATAGCATGCGCGATCTTTACTCTTTTCTACGCGTGATACATACGGGTATATCTTGTTGGCAACCAATAGGAGGTGGGCTTGTACGCACGTATACattgtgtatacatgtactgcaCATGTATACGTTCAACTTTTATTTGTCTTACAACAAAATTCTAGTCTTATTGTCTCGCTTCCAAATAGCAATGAAACGCtgaattagttaatttttatGAGCGAACTCTCACGTATACATGTAGACATGACATGTATATAGTAGACAGTTTGGCTAGAGAGGTCCAGTAAGGGATCGACCTCTCTGCCTCACATCTTTCGGAAGTCTCACGATTGATAGTTTCGACGAGGACGTGTCAGCATCTAGTTCGACATAATGTTTGTCGCATTGACTAGCGAGCAATCCGCGGGACGGTACCGGAGACCGTCTCACCTCGGGTACCAGGACACTCAATTGTATGGCATTCTGTTCCTCTAGCAATTTGCGTGGGATGTCGTAGATCTGTCCACCTAGTACTAGTTGCTTGTTTGGATCTATGGGCTCGAGTTTGTCGTAAACTCCGCTCGCCTGCGTCAATGTACGAGGTAGTAGAGATTGAGGAATGTCATAGATCACACCATCAATATCAATTTGACGGTGGTCGATCATTGAAAGTTCGTCATCGTCATCTCTAGCAAGCGGTTGAAATAAATCATCCACCGGGTCCTCTCTTTGTGTCCAGATGAAGTAATCGTAATCGTCATCAGGAACGgcgtcttctttctttgtttccaCGAGCTGAATGTTGACTGTCTCTGACGTTACAGACGCTTGAAGTGTCATTCTGCAGCTTTCTACTTTCCGTTCTGCAATACACCATCAGAAATACATGAGACTGCATGGCTGCGTTAAATGACCTTGTACTGAAGGTATTTACCAGATCGCTTCTTGCGATGTAGGCAAAATAGGAGTAGGAGTAAAATGGGTGTGATCAGTATAACTCCGCATCCAGCAGCTATACCTGCTACAACCGGAATGGACaccttgtctgtttgttaagAGAACAAACAATGACCAATCACACAGGAAACAATGAAACTTGAAGAAGCAACCTGAATGTGCAGTAGGAGATGTCTCTGTACTTGGAGTAATAGCGAGGGTAGTAGGCAAACTGATCATCTGTGTGGAGTTGAACACACGGACTATTGATGATGCTGTCACTTGAGACTTCACTGCAATAACACAACGTTAAAGAAGTAAAAAGGCATAAAGCATTTTAACTAACCAGTAGCAGTTACAAACATCATGCCAGAAGAAGAAATGTTGATGGGTGAAGATAGTACTCTGTAAAGGGTGGTAGACACACCAGGTATGTCAACAGTTTTTGACTGATGGGACATGCTCATGCTCGTTGCAACTTGAGACAAAATGTGAGTCATATTCAAAGTCTCTAGTCCCCCTGTTGTTTGAGCCTTGTAGACTGTAGATTGCTGCATGACTGATGAATCCGTGCTATCAATTGATTTTGAGTCTATATCTGTAGATGGTGGGACCGACATTACAGGCTGGTGAGAGCTGATACCCAAACTTTGCACAACTGTGCTGACTTTTGATATCATGTATGATGGTGCTGCTGTTGCCTTAAAAACAATGGATGTCTGTTGGATAAGTAAATTCATGCTTTCTATCGACTTTGAGCTAATCGCTGTAGATGATTGAATCAAGGTAAAGGACTGTTGAGAGCTGATTCGTGAAGTATGAGTCATATTCAAAGTCTCTAGTCCCCCTGTTGTTCGAGCCTTGTAGACTGTAGATTGCTGCATGACTGATGAATCCGTGCTATCAATTGATTTTGAGTCTATACCTGTAGATGGTGGGACCGACATTACAGGCTGGTGAAAGCTGACACCCAAACTTTGCACAACTGTGCTGACTTTTGATATCATGTATGATGGTGCTGCTGTTGCCTTAAAAACAATGGATgtctgttggataagtgaattCATGCTCTCTATCGACTTTGAGCTAATCCCTGTAGATGATCGCATCAAGGTATAGGACTGTTGAGAGCTGATACGTGAACTCGGCCCCACTGTGCTGACTACTGACATTGTGTATGAAGATACATCATAGACAGTTGAAGTTATGTCGTATGATTCTTCAACTGAAACTGTTAAGGCTGCTGTAAGCGTAGGAGATAGACGAAACTGCGTTGAAAGACGAACAACAAACAGGGCAAGAGAAGACAATGCAACAGTAGCCTCAACATGAGCTTGTGATGATTTGTCGATCTCAGTTGGCAACATCGAATCTAGTTGAGGTGATGATTCAGGTAAGGACAATTTTGATGAGAATGGCTTAGTGGAAATTGATACTGTGGTTGGAGAAGAGCTAGTCACCGCCATATCAACGGTTGAAGAAGGCTGCAGTACCACAAAACCGTTCGTCGACGGATAGTCAGAAAATGTAGTTAGAAGACTCGGAAACACCGGAGCAGGTGGTGACAAAAGAGTATAAGTTTGAAATAACGATACCATATTGATGCTTACGATTGCAACTTCTGGGGTCACAGAAACCAGTTTCTTTGATAGAGAGTCAGACAATACGCGAGTAGTTTGAAGATCTGATACAACAGTAGCAGTCAAGGTTGATGAGGTAGGTTCTACATATGGTATATTGGATGTCAAGTATGTTTTAATAGTTTTCGCGTCGTGGGAGGCGGAATAAGAAGGGATGTCATAGGACATCTCAGTGATAGACGACAACCCTACAACAGTAACGACGTTAGCAAATCTGCAACTACACAACGTGACAGCCCCGCCCACCTGGTGTCAACAACGGACCGGTTGAAGATGCTGTCGAGAGGATCGATTGCAACCGTTGCCGTGAAGGTGTGTCCTCATCACTTTGAAGCAATGACGTCGCTGGTATCGACGTCGAGTGCAACGTCGTGTTCAGAGGAGATGCAGAACCTGAAAACAGACGAAATAAGAATAAACTTCATATCGAGACTGACAGTTTCAGTAATGGCGTGAGAGCTGATGGGATATCAGATAACATGGGAGATAGTCAGCGACCCTGCTATGATGAAGTGAGACGAGCTGGGAGCTCGAGTTGAAGAGTGTACGTGTACATTTCTGTAGACTCAAAGGGAGCGCCCCCTTTAGTAGAGAATTCGATCTGACATCCCTATCCCTGCAAAATCTCATCGAACGGGTATAACTTGCCTGTACTAAAAACActttgaaagagagagagCAGCACTGGTAGCCGAGAGACAACAAGTAACGACGTCTGTAAGACGGTCATCCCTGTAATGCTTCCAAACGCAAACATCCGGGTTTGCTACAAATGGCCGGTTGCTTTCCCACAGCATTGTAGTCGAGGTTTATGCAGTCTGTATAACGGATAATTCATTGAGTTTATTCGATTGACTCTAGAAAGACTCGGAGACGCTCGCGAATCGAGTGCCACGCAACGTGTCACGTCGACCTACTGCAGAGCATGCAGACGCTTTGACAAACTGTGTGGTTGTATCCTTTTTGTAAAAATGCTTCGGAAGCGAAACAACAGCGTTCTGTGCTAGTGCGTTATCTAGCCCCGTTTATCTATTTATAGTAGGCGAAGTAGGCGGAGTTGTGATGTGACCGTCTTGTGACCGCGCATGTCATAGTAGGATGGTGACGGCGCATGTCATACTAGCTGATACAAGAGCTGTTTGGAAATTAATAGGTGCAGTTTAGTGCGTGTTATCATGCGCGTGTAAAATGAAAACTGGCAAGTAGGAtataaatgttaattaattaaaggtcgAACTTGTATTGTGTAGGTACGATTTGTGTCTTTAcccagacctgccaacctagcagtgtcagaatgcgtgagtttgcaggataAATATGCGGAATGCGGGAGTTTAAATTtttggacacgcctacaatagcattaatatcaataaatttatatcgtaataagtgttaaatatatataaataatatctaatcatcaaaatttaagtatttgcatgcccgattggagtagaagccattattttatttagttatagtgcaacaaatgtataaccgattgattaatgtgcctaattagcgacacacagtatcaacaccaattactaacataatagttaattaattaattaaacacagaacttgtactgtacgtactactgtctgttataaaaatctaagaacaaagtacatgcataTTTCCTTGGCTGGTTGGGATgtctggattctattttcttgtggccttcttcgatcgcCTTTTcagcaatacatatggtaatcaggTAGCCAGCCCCTTCCCCCTTTCCCACTTCTGACCGACTTCTCCTTCGAATCCTACGTCGGTACTTTGACCAAGTATGCTAAGAAAGAAAGAGCCGGATGAAGAGggggctggcacatagaaattgatattgggatatcaagtgtgtgtacacatgcatgaaAACTGTAGggtacagttacacagaacaggcacgcccataATTTTGGTTACACCCACCgatggtcagaatgcgggagattcgatgccaaatgcgggtaggcgggaaaagggtcccaaatgcggcAGTCTCCCtctcaatgcgggagagttggcagctctgcttTACTACGTGTTCTAAACCGGCCAAGCCTTGAGCTGCACAAAAGTTAGATAAGAAGAGatacagtgaaacctgtaccAGCGACCACCTTCTCTCAGCGACCACCTGTCTTTAGCGACCGCATCTGCCTGGCACGGAGCGTTGTCCCATacaatagctactgtactaagcgaccacctgcCCAACGCGACCAACGACCGCTAATCCAAAGGCCCTACAGCAATTAACACCTCTTCTAAGCGACCACAATGTACCTTTTTCGTCTTGATTACACATTCCAACCTCTCAGAGGTGTTGCCGACACACGTGCGGTACACTTGTATCCCAAATCAATTCTTGCTTGCATGATGTCGCTAAAAGTTCTGAGTCTAGGTGACCGGGTAAAGGTTATTCAGCTGTCTGAGAAAGGAATCTCAGCGAGGCAGATAGCAGGCAGGTGGCAGGCAGATGTCGTAGACGCTGGACAACATGGCATTGACACAAGTGacactgaagatgatgatgattatgatcCACCTCAAATTCGAGttcaaacttacaaacaagccGTAGAGCTCGTGCATGACCTATTCCAGTTTTTACTCATCAAAATTGATCAGAAAATGCTGGATTTGGTTGCAAAGCTGGAAAGTGTGGTGCAGAAGATGAGTTTGGAAGCCAGGCAGCAGCAAACTCTATCCAGTTTCTTTTCCCTGTCACAGTAGCTAGCTTTGATTAGAACAGTCTGTAACCACATGGACGAAAAACAGTATTTACAttgcacaaaacaagaaacgagaCGTTTAGCACTTTGTAAGTTCCGTGTCGTGGTGGTCTGGAATGCAGGGCTATAGGTGTGTGGAAGCGCAAGGTTTCCTctactaagcgaccacctgtcCTAAGCGACCGATACCCCTGGGTCCCACAGGTGGTCGCAtagtacaggtttcactgtaaTTAGAGAGTCGTGTGTAGGCTTCTAGGTTGTCACGTGATCTGGTTTGGGTGGTGTAGCTCTTCTGTCCGCCGCAACACACGTGTTTTTTGTTATTGAATGTCTTCTGGTGGTTTTCGTCGTTGCATGAAAGAATGCCACCTTGGAGATGAATTTCTAACTCTTTAGTCGACTTTGTTTCAGTCGCATATTTGGTTGGGGAGTTCGAGGCTAAGTGGCACCGACGGTCATCTAACTTAGTAGTGACTGATACAGCAAGCAAATGCCATTACTGTGTGCATTGGCTGATCCGCATCACAAGTTTGCTATAGTTGTGTCTACTGTACTTGCTAGACTACGTGTAACAGGGGGCGTGCACCATATGCCTACTGTACTTCAATTACTAGGCAATCAATTTGTAAATGTGTTAGTATCTAGGTTGCTATGGGAACGTCAATCGACAAAGATTTGcatgctacacacacaaagcaaagtcAAACGCAGCTCATTCAGTTCAACTTCTCttctattaatatttaattaatatctaagACTAGTGCAGTAGGTAAAAAGCAGTGAAGAGCGAGCTGATTTGCTGCTTAATTTGAAAATACATACGAAGCATACTAAAATAGCATAACTGTCACTTGAAATTACAAAGTCACAGTGTATATCTCTTGTACGTGATGTGGTAGCTTTCATTGCTATTGCAAAATGTGTCTTTATTTATACAACGTGAGAAGATATGCATACTTCTTTGcaaattattgtaattaattaattatacataaATTAGGGACGTCGCTCGTTGACGATTGTCCTTTCTTCTGCGGTCTCTGCGCTTTTAGTTTCATTTTTGagtctgttttcttgtccTTTTCTGTCTGCCGGATGAGAAGTATGAGGGATACTGCTATTGGATGTGTCACTGATCCAAGTCTGTAAAAATGGCGACGGCTTTTCCAGAAGCAGACCGACATCGGAAGCCACAGACGGACGGCGATTAGCCAGTTCGATTGCTCTCTTATTGTCTAGAGAATTTGTTAGTTAGATGAAGGCAAGAACATGAACAATGCGTGTGATCTGGTCATACCACTTTGCTGTCTTCTCATCCAGAATACAAAGATAGAGAAGACTATAATCACAACGCCACACACACTCCATCCCGTCGTCGTCGCAACTATCAACGGAACGTTGGAATCGCCACCTATATGATAGcatacacaacagaaacaatgaAATTCAAATATGGAAGAATGAATGAATAGAAAGGTGGACGTACCGTGTAGAGGATGATGAGTGTGGGAAAACGACAAAATTGCTTGATTCGTTGCCGTTGGAAACACCAAGGTctctaaacaaacaagaaccgTGCAACAATAAAGAGCGATCAGAAATGGCAGAAcaaagtatgtatgtactaggtatgcatggtttgtattggcaATTCATGGTTTATACAGGCAATCCGTGGATTGTACCGGACAATCCAggattgtccaaatctgcGCTTTGCGCACAACATCTCTAGGTACCTTCTGTTTGTGGAAGATCTGGTGGTCGA
The DNA window shown above is from Corticium candelabrum chromosome 13, ooCorCand1.1, whole genome shotgun sequence and carries:
- the LOC134188417 gene encoding uncharacterized protein LOC134188417, whose amino-acid sequence is MIDHRQIDIDGVIYDIPQSLLPRTLTQASGVYDKLEPIDPNKQLVLDGQIYDIPRKLLKQQIAIELSVLVPEVRRSPVPSSSQVDISGKDDVKLDVDAISSKLSIVNLPKDVKQRGRSLTEPIYPKLSTIHMSANM
- the LOC134189255 gene encoding uncharacterized protein LOC134189255, with the translated sequence MTLQASVTSETVNIQLVETKKEDAVPDDDYDYFIWTQREDPVDDLFQPLARDDDDELSMIDHRQIDIDGVIYDIPQSLLPRTLTQASGVYDKLEPIDPNKQLVLGGQIYDIPRKLLEEQNAIQLSVLVPEVRRSPVPSRGLLASQCDKHYVELDADTSSSKLSIVRLPKDVRQRGRSLTGPL